The Microbulbifer sp. YPW1 genome contains the following window.
AATCGCCATCTTTGGCAAACTCTTCGCGGAAACGGTACAGGTAGTGAATCGCGTGATCCACGCCGATACCCACGGTGATCGCCGCAATGGTAATGGTCATCATGTCCAGCGGAATATTCGCCAGCCCCATACCCCCCAGCACCACACAGGCCGCCAGCATATTCGGCACCAGTGCAATTACCGCCAGCCAAAGGGAGCGGAACAGCACCAGGAACATCAACAGGATCCCCGCAAACACCGCCCCCAGGGTCAGAATCTGGGACTTGAACAGGCTCTGCAACATATTGTTGTACAGCACCAGCATACCGGTCTGTCGGATATCCTCCGCGGCGATCCCCATGTCATTTTCCGCGAACGTGTAAATACGACGGATCAACTCATCCCGACTCAGGTCCGGATCCGATTCAATCACGCGCATGGTAATTCGCGCCTGCTGATGTTCCGGAGACCAGTACGGATGAACCAGTACCTGATTGATCTCCTCCGGCAGGCTCTGGCGCGCCACGGCCAGCTCGAAATCATTCAGGCCGCCATCATTCAGATCCTGCGCCATCTTGTACAGGGTGGCGAGCGACTGCACCTTGCCGATTTCCGGCTGCGCCTCGAGGAAGTCGTGCAGCTGCTCAATCTGGTTCAGGCCGGCCACGGTAAACCAGTAGGCGTCCGGCGCCTGGCTTTCACTACTACTGGCAAAAGGATCATCTGCAGCGAACGGGTCTTCCGCGGCAAACGGGTCGGCCTCATCCTCAGCTACTTCATCCCCGCCAAAGTCCGCGGCGAATGGGTCTTCTTCCCCGTCACTCTCGCCCTCGAATGCCGGTGCGGACTGCTCGGGCTTGTTCAGCACCACGTCGAGATTGATGGTGCCGCCGAGCCGCTGGTCGATGACCAGCATGCCCTGGTGAATTTCCGTGGAGTCATCGAAGTAATCGATAAACCGGTTCTCCACTTTCAGGCGGCTGATCCCTACGGCACTGATCACTGCCGCGATCACAGCCACGCCCAGTACCACGGCCTTATGGTTATCTGCAAAGCGGGAAAACACCTGGGTAAACGCGTGGGAATTGTCTCGGCCCTGCCCTGCATCCCTCTTTTTCAGCAGCATCAGGCTTGCGGGAAGGATCAGGAACGACAGCACCAGCGCCATGGTCACACCAATACTCATCATCCAGCCAAAGTCGATTACCGGGCGGATGCCACTGACCACCAGCGAGATGAAAGCCACCATGGTGGTGAGACCGGTATAGAGACACGGCTTGGCCATGAACGCGACGGTAGCGGAAGCCAGCTGGAAGCGATCCCATTCCGGGTATTCTGCGAAATACTCCCGGTAGCGCACCGCCAGGTGGATGGTGATGGCGAGGGTAATGATCAGCAGCAGGGCCACGAAATTGGCGGAGATGACCGTCAACCGCCAGTCCAGCCAGGACAGCAGCCCCAGCATCATCACCGCCGTGGTCACACAGGTAACCAGGGGTAACAGCACCCATCGCGGCTGGCGGAAGATCAGCAGCAGGGTGATCACGATAAACGCGAGAATGCCCGTGCCAAACACCACCAGATCGCTCTCGATAAACGCGATCATGTCCGAGGTGATCATGGTGAGACCACCGAGGAACAATTCGGCGCTGTCATTGTACTGGGCGAGAATTGCGCGAACTTCTTTTACCCGATCCCGGGCTGCCGCTTCCTGGGCGGTGCGGTGCTGCAGGTATTCAGCGCTCACTACCTCAAGCCGCTGGGCCTCTTCCTCGCTGAGCCCCTCGCTATTGCGCTGGCGACGCAGTGCATCCCGCTCGCGCACCAGGTCCAGGCCCTTTTTGTCGAGATCGAGGTTGAGCATCATGGCGGTTGTCTCGCCATCGGGACTCAGAATCAGATCCTTGTAGATGGGACTTTCCAGGAACTCCTTGCGCGCAAGGTCCCGGTCAACGCCGGGGGACGACAGGGTGCGGATACCGTCGGCAACATCGGAAATCGACTGCTTGGGACTGTACAGCAGCGGCACGTTCAGGACCGACTGCACGCCGGAAACGCCCTGCACCATTGCCAGCTCGTCCTGCAGACGGCGCATGGTGGCCAGGGATTCATCGCTGAACAGGTCGCCTTCCTTGTAGCGATAAGTCACCACCAGGAAGTCGCCAGAGTTGTAGCGCTCGGAAATTTCGCGGAAGAAATCCAGCGAATCGTCGGTCTCCAGGGTCAGGGAGTCCGCGGAGGCATCCAGTTTGAATCGCGGCAGACCCGCGGCGGCGGCGATAGTGAGCAGTGCCACCAGCGCCAGCACGGTTTTCGGGTGTCCGAGTACCAGTTTCTCGTACCAGGTCTTCAAGCCCAACAGCATAATCAGTTCGCTATATTCGTAATGGGGATGTACATCTTGCTGCGCCGCACCTTAGCGGGCGCCATTCTTTGGCCAGGGCTTCTACTTATCCACGTGGCCCAGGTCGCGTTCCGGGAACAATACGTCACGCACCTTCTGTTTTAATTCCTTGGGTCCGGGGAAGCCCCCGTCGCGCTTGCGCTCCCAGATCAGCGTGTCACCTACGTGAATCTCGAAAACGCCACCGCTGCCGGGCTTGAGCGCAACCTGCTCAAGGTCGTCGGCAAAGGTGTACAGCAGTTCCTGAGCCATCCAGGTGGCACGCAACATCCAGTTGCATTGCACGCAGTAGTGAATGGTGACGGTATTTTGCATAATTTTTGATCTGGCGTCTGCGTATCAGCTCTCACCCCAGGGGGGCAACAGGCTCTGTTCGATGCCGAGCTGGCTCAGAATTCTGGCAACGACAAAGTCCACCAGGTCTTCAATGGACTGCGGCCGCTGATAGAACCCGGGGCTCGCCGGCAGGATCACCGCCCCCATGCGGGTAAGTTTCAGCATGTTCTCCAGATGGATCTCCGAGTAAGGCGCCTCGCGCGGGACCAGGATCAACTGCCGGCGCTCTTTCAGCGCAACATCCGCGGCGCGCTCGATCAGGTTATTGGAGGCACCGCAGGCGATGGCCGACAGCGTGCCGCCGCTGGCCGGACAGATCACCAGGCTGCTGGCAGCACCGGTCCCGGATGCCACCGGGGAAAACCAGTCGCGCTTGCCGAACAGGACCAGCTGCCCGGGCTCAGCACCATAAAGCTCGCGCAGGAAGTCTTCCGTGCGCGCTTCGTCCTCCGGCAGGGAAACCGGGGTTTCGGTGTCGATCACGATGCGCGCAGCATCGGACAGTAACAGCCAAACCCGCACCCGCGCCGCCAGCAGGCACTGCAGCAAGCGCAGACCATACTGGGCGCCGGAGGCACCGGTCATCGCCAGGGTGACGGTTTTGGGGAATGTCGGCTCAGCCAAAGAGGTATTCCTATTAGCCCCCTGTGCGGGACTATTTGCCGTATTTCTGTTCCAGGGCGTGTAACAACCGCTGGTGTACGCCGCCGAAGCCGCCATTGCTCATTACAATAACGTGACTGCCCGGGGCAGATAGTTCGAGCACGGATTCTACCGCAGCGTCGATACTGTGGAGAACCTTCGCCGGCACGGTTGAATGATGAACCACCTCATCCAGGGACCAGTCCATCCCCTCGGGCTGGTACCAGAGCACCAGGTCGGCCCCGGCGCAGGCGCGTGCCAGCTGGTTCTGATGGTGTCCCATACGCATGGTATTGGAGCGCGGTTCAATCAGCGCAATAACTTTGTCCCCGCCGACCTTGGCTCGCAGGCCGTTGAGTGTGGTCTCTATGGCGGTGGGATGATGGGCGAAATCATCGTACACACGGATTCCCTGGATATCCCCCAGGCACTCCATACGGCGCTTCACCCCGCCGAATTTACCCAGCGCCTCCGCAGCAACCGCCGGCTCCACGCCCACATGACGGGCAGCCGCCATCACCGCCAGACCGTTTTTCACGCTGTGCAGCCCGGTCTGCTCCCACGCCACACTGGCCACGGTACTGCCTTCCAGCTGCACATCAAACCGGCTGCCGTCGGCGGCCACATTGACCGCACACCAGTCACCGAGGCACACATCCTCATCGCTGGCCACGTCGAAGCGCTGTACTTCGCTCCAGCAGCCCTGTTCCAGCACCTGGGTGACCGCGTCTTCCTGCGCGGCAATGATCAGGCCCGAGCCGGGCACGGTGCGCACCAGGTGGTGGAACTGTCGCTGAATCGCCGCCAGGTCATCAAAGATGTCTGCGTGGTCGAATTCGAGATTATTGATAATCAGGGTGCGTGGACGGTAGTGGACAAACTTGGAGCGCTTGTCGAAAAACGCGGTGTCGTACTCATCCGCCTCCACCACGAAAAACGGGGTGCTGCCCAGGCGGGCGGAAACATCGAAATTCTGCGGCACGCCGCCGATCAGGAAGCCCGGATCCATGCCCGCATAGTCCAGCACCCAGGCCAGCATACTGGCGGTGGTGGTTTTGCCGTGGGTGCCCGACACCGCCAGCACCCAGCGCCCGCCGAGGAAGTGGTCACACAACCACTGGGCCCCGGAGGTATAGGCGAGCCCCTTCTCCAGTACCGCTTCCACCGCGGGATTTCCCCGCGACAGCGCGTTGCCAATAATCACCAGATCCGGCGCCGGGTCCAGCTGTGCGGGGTCGTAGCCCTCGGTCAGCTCGATGCCCGCGCGCTCCAACTGGGTACTCATGGGCGGGTAGACGTTGGCATCTGAACCGGTCACCCGGTGGCCTTCCGCCACCGCCAGCTGGGCGAGGCTGCCCATAAAAGTGCCACAAATACCTAAAATATGAATATGCATGCCAGATGGTTCGCTCTAATCCGTGGAAACAGGTGCCGGATGAGACTGCCGATTCGCGCAATCATTCCTGCATTTGCACCGTTTTTTTGGCGCTCTGTGCGTTCCGGCCCGGTTTTTGCTGCCAATCCTGAGGAGGAAAAGGCACTGCCCAGGTACCGCAGTACAGACGATGGCGACGGCAATTCAGATCTGCCGTCAAACCCAGTGAAATCAAGGCCGCGCAAGCTTATCACGGGTTTTTCCCGCAGTAAGTGTCGAATGCCCGCAATTCCATGCAATTGCCATATGAATACATTAGACTTCGCGCCGCGTGAGGCAGCCGACAGAAGCCGCCCGCCAGCAATCACGCCACTGCGTGGCGACTTAGACGAGAAACAGCGACTGCAGCCATAGGATAGACATGTCGAAGAAGAACGCTTTTTACGCGCAATCCGGCGGCGTTACCGCCGTCATCAACGCCTCCGCATGTGGAGTCATAGAGACTGCCCAGCAGCACGGCGATAAGATCGGCAAGGTCTACGCCGGCCTGAATGGTATTGTCGGTGCCCTCCGCGAGGAACTGATCGACGTAAGTCAGGAAAGCCGCGACACCATTGCCGCATTGCGCCACACCCCATCCGGCGCCTTTGGCTCCTGCCGCTACAAGCTGAAGAGCCTCGAGCAGAACCGCGCCGAGTACGAGCGTCTGATCGAAGTGTTCAAGGCCCACGATATCGGCTACTTCTTCTACAACGGTGGCGGTGACTCCGCCGATACCTGTCTCAAGATCTCCCAGCTATCGGAGAAGATGGGTTACCCCATCCAGGCCATCCACATTCCCAAGACCGTGGACAATGACCTGCCGTTCACCGACAACTGCCCGGGATTCGGTTCCGTCGCCAAATACGTTGCGGTATCCACCAAGGAAGCGGCGCTGGACGTGGCTTCCATGTGCGCAACTTCCACCAAGGTGTTCATTGTCGAAGTGATGGGCCGTCACGCGGGCTGGATTGCCGCCGCCGGCGCCCTCGCCCAGGAAGAGGAAGGCGATGCACCGCACATCATCCTGCTGCCCGAAGTCGCGTTTGATAAAGAAAAGTTCCTGGCCAAGGTTCAGCAGACTGTCACCGACAAGGGCTACTGCGTGATCGTTGCCTCCGAAGGCGCCCAGTACGAAGACGGCACCTTCCTCGCCGACGCCGGCAGCGTCGATGCCTTCGGCCACAAGCAGCTGGGCGGGGTAGCACCGACCCTGGCCAAGATGGTCAAGGACGAGCTGGGCTTCAAATACCACTGGGCACTGGCCGACTACCTGCAGCGCGCCGCGCGCCACATCGCGTCTGCCACCGACGTGGAGCAGGCTTACGCGGTTGGCAAGGCCGCGGTGGAGGCAGCGGTTGCCGGCAAGAACGCGATCATGCCCACCATTGAGCGCAATGGCAGCTCCGCCGCCGATTACAGCTGGAGCATTGGCGAAGCTCCGCTTTCCGAGGTGGCCAACGTCGAGAAGTTCATGCCCGAGGAATTTATTTCCGAAGACGGTTTCGGTATCACCGAGGCTGCCCGCAACTACCTGGAGCCGCTGATCCAGGGCGAAGACTACCCGCCCTACAAAAACGGCATCCCCCAGTACGCGCGCCTGAAAAAAGTCCTGGTGGACAAGAAGCTGGAACAGGGCTTTGACGTTTAATCGCAAAGCCCAATCCCGCTAGTCCATCCAGATAAAAGAAAGCCTCCATCCGCGATCGGATGGAGGCTTTTTTGTTGGCGCACAGACCACTGTCCGCGGCCCGATTGTTTATCTAAACATTCAGCAACAGATGCTGGCGCTCCCAGGGTGAAATCTCCCGGTGGAACAGGCGCATTTCCTCATACTTCACCGCGGCGTACAGCTGACAGAAGTCCTCCCCCATCGCCGCGCGCACTTCCTCGGCATCATCAAAGATCCGCAGCGCCTCATCAAAGGTCTCCGGGATATAAAAACTGGCCTCCTGGTCTTCATTCAGCTCAGATGTTGCAGGCGCGCTGGGCTCCACCCCGTTCACCATACCCAGATATCCACACACCAGGCTCGCGGCAATGGCCAGGTAGGGATTGGCATCCACACCCACCACGCGATTTTCCAGGCGGCGGTCCTGGGCACCGGAGTGCGGTACCCGCAGCCCGGTAGCGCGATTGTCATAGCCCCAACCGATATTGGTGGGGGCACTGGAATTGTCCGCCATTTCAAAGCGGCGGTAGGAATTCACGTTGGGGGCAATGAACGGCATGATTTCCCGCAGATGCTTCTGGGTACCGCCGATAAAGTAACGGAACAGGTCTGAAGCGCTGCCGTCGTCCGCGGAAAAAATATTTTCCCCGCTTTCGCAGTCCACCACACTCTGGTGAATGTGCATGGCGCTACCGGGCTGGTCGCGCATGGGCTTGGCCATAAAGGTGGCAAACATACCATTTTTCAGCGCCGCCTCACGAATGATGCGTTTGAAGTAGAAAACCTGGTCCGCCAGTAACAGCGGGTCACCATGGGTAAGGTTGAATTCCACCTGTCCGGCGCCGTCTTCCTGAATGACGGAATCGATGTGCAGGCCAGCGGCCTCGGCAAATTCGTAGATGGTATCAATCACCGGTCCGTATTCATCGATGGCGGTCATGGAGTACGACTGCAGGGAAGTCCCTGAACGCCCGTTGCGGCCCACCGGCGGCTGGATCGGCTCGTTGGGGTCCACATTCGGCCGGGTCAGGTAGAACTCCAGCTCCGGCGCCACGATCGGCTGCCAGCCTTTGTCCCGGTACATGGCGATCACCCGCTTCAACACATTGCGCGGTGCACAGGGGATGGGATTACCGTCGAGGTCGTGCAGGTCGTGGATAATCTGCAGCGCCGGTGTCTTCGCCCAGGGCACCGCCATGGCGGTGGACATATCCGCTACCAGCGCCATATCGCTTTCGGCCCACTGGTTTTCGATATCCATTTCCACATCCTGACCGGTAATCGTCTGGTAGAAAATGGATATGGGCAGGAAGATCGGGGCCTCTGGAGAAAACTTGTTCAGCGGCATCGCCTTGCCGCGCGACATGCCATTCAGATCCGGTACTATGCACTCCACCTCGTCCAGACGACG
Protein-coding sequences here:
- a CDS encoding RND family transporter — translated: MLLGLKTWYEKLVLGHPKTVLALVALLTIAAAAGLPRFKLDASADSLTLETDDSLDFFREISERYNSGDFLVVTYRYKEGDLFSDESLATMRRLQDELAMVQGVSGVQSVLNVPLLYSPKQSISDVADGIRTLSSPGVDRDLARKEFLESPIYKDLILSPDGETTAMMLNLDLDKKGLDLVRERDALRRQRNSEGLSEEEAQRLEVVSAEYLQHRTAQEAAARDRVKEVRAILAQYNDSAELFLGGLTMITSDMIAFIESDLVVFGTGILAFIVITLLLIFRQPRWVLLPLVTCVTTAVMMLGLLSWLDWRLTVISANFVALLLIITLAITIHLAVRYREYFAEYPEWDRFQLASATVAFMAKPCLYTGLTTMVAFISLVVSGIRPVIDFGWMMSIGVTMALVLSFLILPASLMLLKKRDAGQGRDNSHAFTQVFSRFADNHKAVVLGVAVIAAVISAVGISRLKVENRFIDYFDDSTEIHQGMLVIDQRLGGTINLDVVLNKPEQSAPAFEGESDGEEDPFAADFGGDEVAEDEADPFAAEDPFAADDPFASSSESQAPDAYWFTVAGLNQIEQLHDFLEAQPEIGKVQSLATLYKMAQDLNDGGLNDFELAVARQSLPEEINQVLVHPYWSPEHQQARITMRVIESDPDLSRDELIRRIYTFAENDMGIAAEDIRQTGMLVLYNNMLQSLFKSQILTLGAVFAGILLMFLVLFRSLWLAVIALVPNMLAACVVLGGMGLANIPLDMMTITIAAITVGIGVDHAIHYLYRFREEFAKDGDYVATMHRSHATIGRAMFYTAITIIAGFSILALSKFVPSIYFGLLTALAMSAALLGSLTLLPLLLVLIKPLPKPAEEAQPGKPAAVAEACTG
- a CDS encoding SelT/SelW/SelH family protein encodes the protein MQNTVTIHYCVQCNWMLRATWMAQELLYTFADDLEQVALKPGSGGVFEIHVGDTLIWERKRDGGFPGPKELKQKVRDVLFPERDLGHVDK
- a CDS encoding flavin prenyltransferase UbiX, with the protein product MTGASGAQYGLRLLQCLLAARVRVWLLLSDAARIVIDTETPVSLPEDEARTEDFLRELYGAEPGQLVLFGKRDWFSPVASGTGAASSLVICPASGGTLSAIACGASNNLIERAADVALKERRQLILVPREAPYSEIHLENMLKLTRMGAVILPASPGFYQRPQSIEDLVDFVVARILSQLGIEQSLLPPWGES
- the mpl gene encoding UDP-N-acetylmuramate:L-alanyl-gamma-D-glutamyl-meso-diaminopimelate ligase, with protein sequence MHIHILGICGTFMGSLAQLAVAEGHRVTGSDANVYPPMSTQLERAGIELTEGYDPAQLDPAPDLVIIGNALSRGNPAVEAVLEKGLAYTSGAQWLCDHFLGGRWVLAVSGTHGKTTTASMLAWVLDYAGMDPGFLIGGVPQNFDVSARLGSTPFFVVEADEYDTAFFDKRSKFVHYRPRTLIINNLEFDHADIFDDLAAIQRQFHHLVRTVPGSGLIIAAQEDAVTQVLEQGCWSEVQRFDVASDEDVCLGDWCAVNVAADGSRFDVQLEGSTVASVAWEQTGLHSVKNGLAVMAAARHVGVEPAVAAEALGKFGGVKRRMECLGDIQGIRVYDDFAHHPTAIETTLNGLRAKVGGDKVIALIEPRSNTMRMGHHQNQLARACAGADLVLWYQPEGMDWSLDEVVHHSTVPAKVLHSIDAAVESVLELSAPGSHVIVMSNGGFGGVHQRLLHALEQKYGK
- a CDS encoding 6-phosphofructokinase, with the protein product MSKKNAFYAQSGGVTAVINASACGVIETAQQHGDKIGKVYAGLNGIVGALREELIDVSQESRDTIAALRHTPSGAFGSCRYKLKSLEQNRAEYERLIEVFKAHDIGYFFYNGGGDSADTCLKISQLSEKMGYPIQAIHIPKTVDNDLPFTDNCPGFGSVAKYVAVSTKEAALDVASMCATSTKVFIVEVMGRHAGWIAAAGALAQEEEGDAPHIILLPEVAFDKEKFLAKVQQTVTDKGYCVIVASEGAQYEDGTFLADAGSVDAFGHKQLGGVAPTLAKMVKDELGFKYHWALADYLQRAARHIASATDVEQAYAVGKAAVEAAVAGKNAIMPTIERNGSSAADYSWSIGEAPLSEVANVEKFMPEEFISEDGFGITEAARNYLEPLIQGEDYPPYKNGIPQYARLKKVLVDKKLEQGFDV
- a CDS encoding glutamine synthetase family protein, which gives rise to MTQPDANSWLDTLPKAFLAYLDGRRLDEVECIVPDLNGMSRGKAMPLNKFSPEAPIFLPISIFYQTITGQDVEMDIENQWAESDMALVADMSTAMAVPWAKTPALQIIHDLHDLDGNPIPCAPRNVLKRVIAMYRDKGWQPIVAPELEFYLTRPNVDPNEPIQPPVGRNGRSGTSLQSYSMTAIDEYGPVIDTIYEFAEAAGLHIDSVIQEDGAGQVEFNLTHGDPLLLADQVFYFKRIIREAALKNGMFATFMAKPMRDQPGSAMHIHQSVVDCESGENIFSADDGSASDLFRYFIGGTQKHLREIMPFIAPNVNSYRRFEMADNSSAPTNIGWGYDNRATGLRVPHSGAQDRRLENRVVGVDANPYLAIAASLVCGYLGMVNGVEPSAPATSELNEDQEASFYIPETFDEALRIFDDAEEVRAAMGEDFCQLYAAVKYEEMRLFHREISPWERQHLLLNV